Proteins encoded in a region of the Haloarcula sp. CBA1129 genome:
- a CDS encoding DUF1684 domain-containing protein, with amino-acid sequence MDDDTENWATQLQANRDEKDRFFAEHRQSPIPPEDRDDFDGLSYFEPDPEYRVEATVTVHETPGSVDLETSDDRTVRYLHVATLSFDLDGESRELRAFRQAADESRTLFVPFRDKTTGQQSYDGGRYMELEPDRDLSDGDEITLDFNLAYSPFCAYSDTFSCPLPPESNWLETAVTAGERTD; translated from the coding sequence ATGGACGACGATACAGAGAACTGGGCGACGCAGTTGCAAGCGAACCGGGACGAGAAAGACCGCTTCTTCGCGGAACATCGCCAATCTCCGATTCCGCCGGAGGACCGCGACGACTTCGACGGGCTCAGCTATTTCGAGCCGGACCCCGAGTATCGGGTCGAGGCAACGGTTACTGTTCACGAGACGCCGGGATCGGTCGATCTGGAGACGAGCGACGACCGAACGGTTCGCTATCTCCACGTCGCGACGCTGTCGTTCGACCTCGACGGCGAGTCCCGCGAACTGCGCGCGTTCCGACAGGCCGCCGACGAGTCGCGGACGCTCTTTGTCCCGTTCCGGGACAAGACGACCGGCCAGCAGAGCTACGACGGCGGCCGGTACATGGAACTGGAGCCCGACCGCGACCTGAGCGACGGCGACGAAATCACGCTGGATTTCAACCTCGCGTACTCGCCGTTCTGTGCCTACAGCGACACCTTCTCCTGCCCGCTCCCGCCGGAGTCAAACTGGCTCGAAACCGCGGTGACGGCCGGGGAACGAACCGATTGA
- a CDS encoding CPBP family intramembrane glutamic endopeptidase gives MATDTREDPVFHMAVKAFQYGFTLFSALSLGGLGLLFGSLLLLTIAFSLSLVAGVQITQVQTLVLGLITVQGIGCPVIAFTYIKLRPVIRSKLRELISYPPDTETFTIGASVPSFREAGIVVLGYASAMCGLVVVAVIITTLVSMFGIETATNQAAEIGMENPDVLLLLIPASFLLIGPGEELLFRGVVQGRIRDYFGPISGVTIASVIFASIHYPALSGGSVTGKLVGVCALLIPSLILGATYEYTDNIVVPSLIHGAYNATLFTGLYVTVKFSGELSSAAGTLTLG, from the coding sequence ATGGCAACTGATACCCGGGAAGATCCAGTCTTTCATATGGCGGTGAAGGCCTTCCAGTACGGGTTTACGCTTTTTTCGGCGCTCTCGCTTGGGGGGCTAGGACTCCTGTTCGGCTCGCTACTGCTGCTCACGATCGCTTTTTCGCTATCACTCGTCGCAGGAGTCCAGATAACACAAGTACAGACGCTGGTCCTTGGGCTGATAACGGTTCAGGGAATCGGCTGCCCGGTTATCGCCTTCACGTACATCAAGCTCAGGCCGGTGATCAGATCGAAACTCCGCGAACTCATCTCGTATCCGCCAGACACTGAAACGTTCACTATCGGTGCTTCTGTGCCGAGTTTCCGCGAGGCCGGCATCGTTGTTCTGGGCTACGCCAGCGCGATGTGTGGGCTCGTGGTAGTGGCCGTCATCATTACCACGCTCGTCTCGATGTTCGGGATCGAAACGGCAACGAATCAGGCGGCGGAGATCGGGATGGAGAACCCCGATGTTCTCCTCCTGTTGATTCCCGCCTCGTTCCTCCTCATCGGCCCCGGCGAGGAACTGCTGTTCCGCGGCGTCGTTCAGGGCCGTATCCGGGACTACTTCGGCCCTATTTCAGGCGTCACCATCGCAAGCGTCATTTTCGCCAGCATTCACTACCCCGCCCTCAGCGGCGGGTCGGTCACAGGGAAACTTGTCGGGGTGTGTGCCCTCCTTATTCCGTCGCTCATCCTCGGCGCGACCTACGAGTACACGGATAACATCGTCGTCCCGTCACTCATCCACGGCGCGTACAACGCCACGCTGTTTACTGGCCTGTACGTCACCGTGAAGTTCAGTGGTGAACTCTCGTCTGCGGCGGGCACCCTCACTCTGGGGTAA
- a CDS encoding arsenic resistance protein, with protein sequence MNRLSKEWVQYNQVSLYAVAVLLAVGVGLGRPSAGTTLEALINPVLAVLLYVTFLEIPFVRIRQAFRNRQFMLAALGMNFLIVPGVVFGLTRFLPREPAILVGVFMVLLTPCIDYVITFTELADGDAEQITAATPALMLVQLLLLPLYLWLFMGRVAEFIEAGPFIEAFVVIIALPLTLAWGTELWADRSRRGEQCQQAMGWLPVPMMGATLFVVIASQLPRVRDSIDQIAAVVPVYVAFLLIMPVLGRAVAGLLGMEPGTSRALVFTSVTRNSLVMLPLALALPSGYGLAPAVVVTQTLVELSGMVVLTRVVPEWLVPDESAGASGPTTR encoded by the coding sequence ATGAACAGACTCTCTAAGGAGTGGGTTCAGTACAATCAGGTCAGCCTGTACGCTGTCGCCGTCCTCCTTGCGGTCGGAGTCGGCCTTGGACGGCCGAGTGCAGGGACCACGCTGGAGGCACTCATCAATCCTGTGTTGGCGGTGTTGCTGTACGTCACGTTCTTGGAGATTCCGTTCGTCCGCATCCGACAGGCGTTCCGGAACAGGCAGTTCATGCTGGCCGCGCTGGGGATGAATTTCCTGATCGTTCCGGGGGTGGTGTTCGGGCTCACGCGGTTCCTGCCACGGGAGCCAGCGATTCTCGTCGGCGTGTTCATGGTGCTTCTGACGCCGTGTATCGACTACGTCATTACGTTCACCGAACTCGCCGACGGCGACGCCGAACAGATCACGGCCGCGACGCCGGCACTGATGCTCGTCCAGTTGCTCTTGCTCCCGTTGTATCTCTGGCTGTTCATGGGGCGGGTCGCCGAGTTCATCGAGGCCGGGCCGTTCATCGAAGCGTTCGTCGTCATCATCGCCTTGCCGCTGACGCTAGCGTGGGGGACCGAACTCTGGGCGGACCGGTCACGGCGGGGTGAGCAGTGTCAGCAGGCGATGGGGTGGCTCCCAGTGCCGATGATGGGTGCGACGCTGTTCGTCGTTATCGCTTCGCAACTCCCGCGTGTGCGGGACTCCATCGATCAGATCGCTGCGGTCGTGCCGGTGTACGTGGCGTTCCTCCTCATCATGCCGGTGCTCGGGCGGGCTGTCGCCGGGCTCCTCGGGATGGAACCCGGCACGAGCCGGGCGCTCGTGTTCACATCCGTCACGCGGAACTCGCTCGTGATGCTCCCGCTGGCGCTCGCCTTGCCGTCCGGGTATGGGCTCGCGCCGGCCGTCGTCGTCACGCAGACGCTCGTCGAACTGTCCGGGATGGTCGTCCTCACGCGGGTCGTTCCTGAATGGCTAGTGCCGGACGAGTCGGCGGGGGCCTCGGGTCCGACCACGAGATAG